The Neofelis nebulosa isolate mNeoNeb1 chromosome 1, mNeoNeb1.pri, whole genome shotgun sequence sequence CGGGTACAGCACGAAGGGCGCGTTGTCGTTGTCGTCCAGCACCAGCACGCGCACCCGCGCCTGGCTGCTGAGCGCGGGCGAGCCGCGGTCGGCCGCGCGCACGCCGAACTCGAACGCCTGCAGCGCCTCGTAATCCAGGGACCTGAGCGCGAACAGCTGCCCGTTGTCCGCGTTGATGGACAccagggaggccaggggcagCTGCGGGTCCGCGGGCGGCAGCAGCGAGTAGGTGACCTGGGCGTTGGCGCCCGAGTCCCTGTCCGTGGCGCTCAAGCTGCCGATGTGCAGGGCGGGGCTGTTGTTCTCGCGGACGCGCAGGGTGTAGGTGGTTTGGCTGAAGGCGGGCGCGTTGTCGTTGACGTCGGAGACCGTCACGGTTATGTTGTGCTGCGTTTTCAGCCTGGGGGTCCCTAAGTCGGTGACGGTGATGGTGATGTTGTACTCGGCCTGGCTCTCTCTGTCCAGGGGTCTCTCTGTTACCAGGGTGTAAAAATTTTCTAAGGAAGATTTCAGGAGAAAGGGTAGATCGTCCTGAATTGTgcaatttattttcccattttcttccgaATCAAGGTCTGAAACACTGAGAACTGCAACCATAGCCTCAGGCGAGTTCTCAGATATGTGTCTAGTAAATGCAGACATGGTGATTTCTGGGGCATTGTCGTTCACATCCAAGACTTGAGTCAGGACGGTGCATTTTCCAGAAAAGCTGCCAGAATCTCTGGCCTCAATATTGACTTCATAGAACTGTATTCTTTCAAAATCAAGTTGTTTTTTAAGTCGAATTTCTCCTGTCATGGAATTGATTTCAAAGGTTTTGCAAATCTCTTCAGAAGCCTGGAAAAGTGAATAGGAAATCTCTCCGTTGACTCCTATGTCTGCATCCGTAGCAGAGACTGTGACAATCAGGAAGCCTATCGGACTGTCCTCAGGAATTTTCACCCTATAGAGAGACTGCTCAAATTCAGGGGCGTTATCATTGATGTCCACGACTAAAATGTTGATCTGAGCGATGCCAGACCTGGGTGGAGAGCCGCCATCCTGAGCTGTAAGGGTTAACCTGAGCTCAGGTTCCTGCTCTCGATCTAGCGCTTTATCCAGCACCAACTCAGGATATCTGCTGCCATCACTGCTCTTGCGGGTGAGGACGCGAAAATAAGAGTTGGGACTGATTATATAGGTCTCAATATTATTTCGGCCTACGTCCACATCCTGAGCGTTCTTCAGTGGAAATGTAGTTCCAGGTGGACTGCTCTCTGATATTTTTAGCAACATATCTCTGTCTACGAATACTGGGGAATGGTCATTTATGTCTATTACTTGTAGCTCAGCTTGAAAAAACTGTAAGGGATTTTCTAGCAACACCTGGAAACGCAGCACACAGGGGTCTGTGTGACCGCACAATTCCTCCCGGTCCAGTTTCTCATTTAGCAACAAATCTCCAGTCTCCTGATCCAGCTTCAAATGTAGTTTGTTCCCTTTGGAAATAACCCTTGCCCCACGCTTGGAGAGTTCCCTCTGACCCAGACCTAGATCCTTTGCTAAATTGGTTACAAAGGAGCTCCCCTCGGTTTCCTCCACCACAGAATAGCGCCTAGGTTCTATACCCGCCTGAGATAAGCCCAAGAGGACAAAGAATAAAACGACTTGCCTTTGTCTGCAAATGAACTTCCCACTGGCCTCCATTGTTGTTGTCTGGTAAAGCCTCCCTCCAGGGTGGTTCTGCTGAACTGTAACGACTTCAGTATCCGAGACTGTGGCTCTGTCACAGGATACCTCAGAAATATTCCAGTGAGTGGTCCTTATCAAAGGACCCAGTCCTCCTCCAGTGGCATCCAAGCTTCCCGTGGGCTTCCAGGTTCTGTTGCTTAGGTTTTTTGCCTGTTAATGGTGCTGCAGCTGCGGTGCTGGTCTGTACCGTCTTATCCTGCAGCGCCACCAGGCGTCCTCAAAGGATCTTACATTTTCTGGGATGAAAAATGATGCAGTATTCCCAACTCTTGCCTGTATGTACTGTACTGAGTCTTACCTTTACTATCCCTGGACTTTACAGTGCAGACAACTGTCTGAGagccaaaaaagagaaataacactAGTAAGGACTTTCTACTTTCAATAACGCTAAGTGAATttggagcaaaaagaaaatatttatgtaacagCCTGgctaagaagaaaacatatacaattaaaatatacaactggaggggtgcctgagtggctcattggttgagcgtctgacttcaagtcatgatcttgtggtttgtgagttagagccccactttcggctcactgctgtcagcacagagcctgcttcagatgctctgcccccgcctctctctgcccctatcctgcttgtgctccctctcaaaattaaactcatatatatatagtatatagtatatgtattatgtatatatatatatatatatatatatacacacacacatacatatacatacacacacacaattggagTCATATAGAAAACTTTCAgagttacatatttttattgcCAAGAACTATGGAAACTGCTAGCTATGAaacttggacaaattatttaacctctcccagttttctcacctgtaggGTGGAGATAGTAATAGTGTATACCTCATAGGGCCGCCTTGAGtttcctcactttacagatgaagatactgagacagagagagattaactttacacacacacacacacacacacacacacacacacaaagcatgtAATTTGATGCCATCAGGTAGCAGAGTTTACATGAGTCCATTGCTGTGACTTGAAAACACCCAAGATTCATGTGGTAGAAGAATGCATGAGCAGGATTACTCAAAAATTATCATCTCAAATGATGAAACAAGGAAAGGCTGGAGAGTTTATCTAAGAGAGATATAATCTGTAACTGCAGTGGTGATTCCACATCTCAGATGGATGTCCTAATTTCATTAACTTCCCTTCTTACAGTGTCAAttgtaaaaactttttattatgaaaaatttcaaacccCATAAGGAAGAACTGTATGATGAATCTCCAGGTACTCATCACTAGCTTCAACAGTTCTCAATATTTTGCCATTATTGCTCACTCTATCTGCCCATCATTTTCCAATCCCAAATTAAGTTTTCACCCATAAATACTTCATTATAGATCTCCAacttttaatacttaaaaaaataaaacaactataaTGCCATCCCCACACCTAAGAAGTTAGGTTAGCATTATTTAATATCCACTTAGATTcaaatttctctaattctttcagTTGTTATGGTTGTTTGAATCAAGACCCACCAAGCATTATATTTGCTTGGTAtgtgtcttaatttctttcattgtgtagaattccctcctccctttttccatttcattgatttgttGGAAAAAGGGTAATTTTACCCTGACACCATGAAAACAATTTAGGATTTTACTGCCATGAGGGGTTTTTCTTTTGCCCTTAGACTATATCCCATTAGTAATTCATAGTAGCAGTACTATTTTAAGAGCTACCAGCACTTAGCATATAATACATTCAGAATACAGCTATGTAGAAATTATCTGAATAGTTGTTAAAGAAAAAGCAGTGGCAGATTATTATAGCAAGCAAAACTTCTCATTAACTTTCCAGAATCTCTAAGCAATTTAATGacaatttgtttctttaatatgacatatttaaaactattctttttcttatatttccctGATTCATCACTGCAATATATTGaataggaagttttaaaaattaactttaaaattaaggaaggaaaatgtgttttaaaagtagGTAGGGACCACTGTAGAAAAGTTATTGCAAtgtgaggaaaaataaactaatgaaGCAATCAAACTGATGTATTATTTCTATTCAGGGTCATTAAGTTTTCTGTGACATGAAGGTCATATGTTCAGATAACAAGGAGAAAGCACAAATGGatccttcaatattttttaacttaagcTTTGGTCAGATCACAGCTCTAATAATAATAGTTGAATAATTGATCCAGAAAAGCTGGCTTATTGGTATGTGAGAACATATAACCACAGACCACCACACACATTATTATTTCCAAACGTAGAAAACACTCAACAGGAATACTAACCTAAGAAGATTTCTTCTCCTTAATTAGGAGAAACTTGCCAGGTGATATCTAATGACAGAAAGCAGTATAGCATCATAGCAAGATCCCAGAGTCAGACAGATCTAGGAGAGATGCTCAGCTCTACCATTTATTAGTTGCTGACCCTAGTGAACTCGCTGGGCCTCTATGAATATCTATTTGCTCATTTCTAAAACACCTTACAGATTTACTTCTCATGTTAAAAGTGTTAAAATTGTGTATGATGCATAGTAAgcgttttttaaaaagctttaaaagataCTATCTATACTTCTAAAACTAAGAGTAGGTATACTACAACACTCCAACTCAGAAAATAAGAGtagcaaaattttaaagacaaaaccaACTTAAAACATCATAAACAAGATTAATCATGTAATAGGCTGCAAAAAATGCACAATTGTTTGAGataaaatataacacatatacatTACATGCTTTGTGGAAGTTTCCTAGGGCTAAAGCTGGATCCGTTTCTCTGTAAAGAAATTTACCCTgactttaaataatattaaagcaCTCCTCTACAGGTAACTCAGGACGAATTTCACAATAGAAAAGTATTTACAGACACAATATGGACATTTATGTTCCATCCCTTATCAGAAACCCAAATCATTCTGAAATGAGGGATATTCTTCCACTTCCCTTCTTGTACTTTGAAACTGCAGATTAGGGATAATGGGCTTGAGGAACTTGAACTCACTGGTCCCCAAGCCTCCCTGCAGACACACCTCATACTGGTAGCTCTGCGACAGCGTCCCCGCGCCGCTGACGTCCACCAGGTGGTCCGGAAAGTGGCCCTCGGGCCCGGAGCAGCGACCCGCAGACGCCGCCCGGCTCCGCCTGCACAGCCGCACCGCCACGAACACCAGCACCGAGAACAGGAAGAGCGACGACACGGACGCCAAGGCCACGACCAAGTAGACGGTGAGCGGGTCTGCCCGCGCCTCGGCCGCCGCCACCTCCGGGAGCGGCAGGTAGGGCTGCGAGAAGCCGTCCACCAGCAGCACGTGCAGCGTGACGCTGGCCGAGCGCGGCGGCTCGCCATTGTCCTTGACCAGCACCACCAGCCTGTGCTTGACGGCGTCGCGCTCGCTCAGCAGCCGGGCCGTGCGCACCTCGCCGTTGTGCGCCCACACGCCGAACAGCCCGGGCTCCGTGGCCTTGAGCAGCTGGTACGACAGCCAGGCGTTCTGGCCCGAGTCGCCGTCCACCGCCACCACCTTGGTCACCAGGTAGCCCGCCTCGGCCGCCCTGGGCACCAGCTCGGTGCAGGGCGCAGAGCCGTTCTGCGGCGGGTACAGCACGAAGGGCGCGTTGTCGTTGTCGTCCAGCACCAGCACGCGCACCCGCGCCTGGCTGCTGAGCGCGGGCGAGCCGCGGTCGGCCGCGCGCACGCCGAACTCGAACGCCTGCAGCGCCTCGTAATCCAGGGACCTGAGCGCGAACAGCTGCCCGTTGTCCGCGTTGATGGACAccagggaggccaggggcagCTGCGGGTCCGCGGGCGGCAGCAGCGAGTAGGTGACCTGGGCGTTGGCGCCCGAGTCCCTGTCCGTGGCGCTCACGCTGCCGATGTGCAGGGCGGGGCTGTTGTTCTCGCGGACGCGCAGGGTGTAGGTGGTTTGGCTGAAGGCGGGGGCGTTGTCGTTGACGTCGGAGACCGTCACGGTTATGTTGTGCTGCGTTTTCAGCCTGGGGGTCCCCAAGTCGGTGACGGTGATGGTGATGTTGTACTCGGCCTGGCTTTCTCTGTCCAGGGGTCTCTCTGTTACCAGGGTGTAGAAATTCTGTACTGAAGGCTTCAGGACGAAGGGGAGATGGTTTTGGATGGAGCACACCATCTTTGCATTGTTCCCTGCATCTCTGTCTCTAATCCTAAAAACAGCTACTACTGTCTCAGGTGAGTTTTCTGCAATTGGGCTAGTAAGTGATGACATAAGCAGTTCCGGTGGATTATCATTTATATCTGTTACATGGACCACCACCGTACATTTTCCAGAAAGCCCTCCACCATCTTTGGCCTGAATAGTTAATGTATAAGTTTGTATTGCCTCGTAGTTCAATTCGGCTTTAAGATAAAGCTTGCCAGATGTTGAATTGATTCGAAATGTTTTGAGAATTACTTCAGTGGCATAAAAAAATGCATAGACTATTTCTCCATTAGTTCCGGTATCTAAATCTCTAGCTGACACAGCGACAACCAGGGAGCCAACAGGGCTGTCTTCAGGCACCTGCACCTTGTAGAGGGACTGTACAAATTCAGGGATGTTGTCATTTATGTCCAAAACCAGGATGCGTATGAGGGCAGTCCCGGATCTGGGCGGAGA is a genomic window containing:
- the LOC131514253 gene encoding protocadherin beta-8-like; this translates as MEASGKFICRQRQVVLFFVLLGLSQAGIEPRRYSVVEETEGSSFVTNLAKDLGLGQRELSKRGARVISKGNKLHLKLDQETGDLLLNEKLDREELCGHTDPCVLRFQVLLENPLQFFQAELQVIDINDHSPVFVDRDMLLKISESSPPGTTFPLKNAQDVDVGRNNIETYIISPNSYFRVLTRKSSDGSRYPELVLDKALDREQEPELRLTLTAQDGGSPPRSGIAQINILVVDINDNAPEFEQSLYRVKIPEDSPIGFLIVTVSATDADIGVNGEISYSLFQASEEICKTFEINSMTGEIRLKKQLDFERIQFYEVNIEARDSGSFSGKCTVLTQVLDVNDNAPEITMSAFTRHISENSPEAMVAVLSVSDLDSEENGKINCTIQDDLPFLLKSSLENFYTLVTERPLDRESQAEYNITITVTDLGTPRLKTQHNITVTVSDVNDNAPAFSQTTYTLRVRENNSPALHIGSLSATDRDSGANAQVTYSLLPPADPQLPLASLVSINADNGQLFALRSLDYEALQAFEFGVRAADRGSPALSSQARVRVLVLDDNDNAPFVLYPPQNGSAPCTELVPRAAEAGYLVTKVVAVDGDSGQNAWLSYQLLKATEPGLFGVWAHNGEVRTARLLSERDAVKHRLVVLVKDNGEPPRSASVTLHVLLVDGFSQPYLPLPEVAAAEARADPLTVYLVVALASVSSLFLFSVLVFVAVRLCRRSRAASAGRCSGPEGHFPGHLVDVSGAGTLSQSYQYEVCLRGGSGTSEFKFLKPNVPNFQGHSPGPEIEESANFRNDFGFSIQ
- the PCDHB7 gene encoding protocadherin beta-7 gives rise to the protein MEARVMPEVQKRQVFFLYVFLGMSWAGTEPLRYFVAEETERETFLANLANDLGLGVGELSARGSRVISDENIRFLLFNPLTGDLLLNEKLDREELCGPREPCVLPFQLLLEKPFQIFRAELWVRDINDHSPVFLDRETTLKILESTTPGATFLLESAQDSDVGINNLRNYTISSNAYFHINVRDSGEGNVYPELVLDAVLDREKISELNLTLTAMDGGSPPRSGTALIRILVLDINDNIPEFVQSLYKVQVPEDSPVGSLVVAVSARDLDTGTNGEIVYAFFYATEVILKTFRINSTSGKLYLKAELNYEAIQTYTLTIQAKDGGGLSGKCTVVVHVTDINDNPPELLMSSLTSPIAENSPETVVAVFRIRDRDAGNNAKMVCSIQNHLPFVLKPSVQNFYTLVTERPLDRESQAEYNITITVTDLGTPRLKTQHNITVTVSDVNDNAPAFSQTTYTLRVRENNSPALHIGSVSATDRDSGANAQVTYSLLPPADPQLPLASLVSINADNGQLFALRSLDYEALQAFEFGVRAADRGSPALSSQARVRVLVLDDNDNAPFVLYPPQNGSAPCTELVPRAAEAGYLVTKVVAVDGDSGQNAWLSYQLLKATEPGLFGVWAHNGEVRTARLLSERDAVKHRLVVLVKDNGEPPRSASVTLHVLLVDGFSQPYLPLPEVAAAEARADPLTVYLVVALASVSSLFLFSVLVFVAVRLCRRSRAASAGRCSGPEGHFPDHLVDVSGAGTLSQSYQYEVCLQGGLGTSEFKFLKPIIPNLQFQSTRREVEEYPSFQNDLGF